A single Pan troglodytes isolate AG18354 chromosome X, NHGRI_mPanTro3-v2.0_pri, whole genome shotgun sequence DNA region contains:
- the LOC107970979 gene encoding centromere protein V-like protein 1, with protein MGRVRNRATAQRRRRKRPGDPPAACAAIAVTGASRAQYPRVQVGVGSHAAAKRWLGRWRRKRRWRRVRKAGPRDLLPSAPTPDPPGPAPSPKDLDLGAQRERWETFRKLRGLSCEGAAKVLLDTFEYPGLVHHTGGCHCGAVRFAVWAPADLRVVDCSCRLCRKKQHRHFLVPASRFTLLQGAESIVTYRSNTHPALHSFCSRCGVQSFHAAVSDPRVYGVAPHCLDEGTVRSVVIEEVGGGDPGEEAAEEHKAIHKTSSQSAPACPREQEQ; from the coding sequence ATGGGCAGAGTGAGGAACCGCGCCACTGCTCAGCGGCGCAGGCGAAAGCGGCCCGGGGATCCTCCCGCCGCCTGCGCGGCCATCGCGGTCACGGGCGCCAGCCGCGCGCAGTACCCCCGGGTCCAAGTCGGGGTCGGGAGCCACGCGGCGGCCAAGAGGTGGCTGGGTAGGTGGCGACGGAAGCGCCGCTGGCGGCGGGTCCGGAAGGCGGGCCCCAGAGACCTGCTGCCCTCCGCGCCAACCCCGGACCCGCCGGGTCCCGCCCCGTCCCCCAAGGATCTGGACCTGGGCGCACAGCGGGAGCGCTGGGAGACGTTCAGGAAGCTGCGGGGCCTCAGCTGCGAGGGCGCCGCCAAGGTCCTGCTGGACACCTTCGAGTACCCGGGCCTCGTGCATCACACCGGGGGCTGCCACTGCGGCGCGGTCCGCTTTGCGGTCTGGGCCCCTGCAGATCTGCGCGTCGTGGATTGcagctgcaggctgtgcaggaagaaGCAGCACCGCCACTTCCTCGTCCCGGCCTCGCGCTTCACGCTGCTCCAGGGCGCAGAAAGCATCGTCACCTATCGGTCCAACACGCACCCGGCGCTGCACAGCTTCTGCAGCAGGTGCGGGGTGCAGAGTTTCCACGCAGCTGTCTCTGACCCCCGCGTGTACGGCGTCGCCCCGCACTGCCTGGACGAGGGCACCGTGCGCAGCGTGGTCATCGAGGAGGTCGGCGGTGGCGACCCGGGGGAGGAGGCCGCCGAGGAGCACAAGGCCATCCACAAGACGTCCTCCCAGTCAGCCCCTGCCTGTCCCCGCGAACAGGAGCAGTGA